From a single Buchnera aphidicola (Aphis craccivora) genomic region:
- a CDS encoding NUDIX domain-containing protein, translating to MSYTKVAIGIILKKNKVYITKSNEIKYNANIWEFPGGKVKENENIIYALKRELLEEVGIIILKFNFFQYKKIFFKKLKLYFFLIKKWKGQAHSKEGYKYSWIFFKKLKFCKFPVFNFIVIKKLKNIY from the coding sequence ATGAGTTATACAAAAGTAGCAATTGGAATTATTTTAAAGAAAAATAAAGTTTATATTACTAAATCAAATGAAATTAAATATAATGCAAATATTTGGGAATTTCCAGGTGGTAAAGTAAAAGAAAATGAAAATATTATATATGCATTAAAACGTGAATTACTAGAAGAAGTAGGAATAATAATATTAAAATTTAATTTTTTTCAATATAAAAAAATTTTTTTTAAAAAATTAAAATTATATTTTTTCTTAATTAAAAAATGGAAAGGACAAGCACATAGTAAAGAAGGATATAAGTATAGTTGGATTTTTTTTAAAAAATTAAAATTTTGTAAATTTCCAGTTTTTAATTTTATTGTTATAAAAAAATTAAAAAATATTTACTAA
- the mrcB gene encoding penicillin-binding protein 1B yields the protein MNKKKIKSLVKIFILILILIIFYGFFLYMKMSRLINGKVWHFPISIYGRIINLEPGSLFSQKEIETFLKSTMYSKVDKVILPGEYSIQNNKIEFIRRAFNFPDINENELYVRLVFNTNSLLKIQNVENYRDFNFFRLEPKLISMLNSSKEKKRIFLPRSKYPMILIKTLLAIEDKNFYKHDGINISSIIRALLVNITAGKTIQGGSTLTQQLVKNLFLTNTRSIWRKMNEMYMALILDCFYKKDRILELYLNEVYLGQDGNEQIRGFPLASLYYFGRPIDELNLDQYALLVGMVKGASLYNPWSNPKLALNRRNLVLLTLYNKGLIEKNIYIKLSKRPLKIHPKGFIISDHPDFLQLVQMEVKEKLRKKTKILSGLKIFTTLDYLSQSSVEKAVKTSIPILKKKKKLKDLEIAMIVVDKSNGEINALIGSSHPKFYGYNRALQARRSIGSLSKPVIYLQALSNPKKYHLNTWISNQPIAIKLKNGKYWIPKNNNNQFNKRVMLLEALTHSINIPIVNLSIDIGLNSLIENWINLGISKKYLTPFPSISLGSINLTPIEIAQVFQVISNEGCKSLLSSVRFIVSDDGKILYQSLPQSKNIASSEAAYLTVYAMQKVVTSGTAKSLGALFKNFSLAGKTGTTNNLVDSWFVGIDGKQIVVTWIGRDNNKSTRLYGSSGAMRVYQKYLEYQSPIPLILNRPKNIRMFYMNNNGELFYKKNNEYTESVPIWFFNTQNLYNKNIYLKSNSKKNSKHKKNFLFWMKNFFT from the coding sequence ATGAATAAAAAAAAAATAAAATCATTAGTAAAAATTTTTATTCTAATATTAATTTTAATAATTTTTTATGGTTTTTTTTTATATATGAAGATGAGCCGTTTAATCAATGGTAAGGTATGGCATTTTCCCATCTCAATATATGGTAGAATAATAAATTTAGAACCAGGAAGTTTATTCTCTCAAAAAGAAATTGAAACATTTTTAAAGAGCACAATGTATAGTAAAGTCGATAAAGTGATACTTCCTGGTGAATATAGTATACAAAATAATAAAATAGAATTTATACGGCGCGCTTTTAATTTTCCTGATATTAACGAAAATGAACTTTATGTAAGATTAGTTTTTAATACAAATTCTTTATTAAAAATTCAAAATGTTGAAAATTATCGTGATTTTAATTTTTTTCGTTTGGAACCAAAATTAATTAGTATGTTAAATTCTTCTAAAGAAAAAAAACGTATTTTTCTTCCTCGATCTAAATACCCTATGATTTTAATTAAAACATTATTAGCAATTGAAGATAAAAATTTTTATAAACACGATGGAATTAATATATCATCTATTATCAGAGCTTTATTAGTTAATATTACAGCAGGAAAAACAATACAAGGAGGTAGCACTCTTACCCAGCAATTAGTTAAAAATCTTTTTTTAACAAATACTCGTTCAATATGGAGAAAAATGAACGAGATGTATATGGCGTTGATTTTAGATTGTTTTTACAAAAAAGATCGCATTTTAGAATTATACTTAAATGAAGTATATTTAGGACAAGATGGCAACGAACAAATTCGTGGTTTTCCACTAGCTAGTCTTTATTATTTTGGCCGTCCGATTGATGAATTGAATTTAGATCAATACGCTTTGTTAGTTGGGATGGTAAAAGGAGCATCTTTATATAATCCTTGGAGCAACCCAAAACTTGCTTTAAATAGAAGAAATTTGGTTTTATTAACTTTGTATAATAAAGGATTAATTGAAAAAAACATTTATATTAAATTATCTAAAAGACCTTTAAAAATCCATCCAAAAGGATTTATAATTTCAGATCATCCTGATTTTTTACAACTTGTTCAAATGGAAGTAAAAGAAAAATTAAGAAAAAAAACTAAAATTTTATCAGGTTTAAAAATATTTACTACTTTAGATTATTTATCTCAAAGTTCTGTTGAAAAAGCTGTTAAAACAAGTATTCCTATACTAAAAAAGAAAAAAAAATTAAAAGATTTAGAAATTGCAATGATCGTAGTAGATAAATCTAATGGAGAAATTAATGCGCTAATTGGTAGTTCTCATCCAAAATTTTATGGTTATAACCGTGCTTTACAAGCTCGTCGTTCTATTGGTTCTTTATCTAAACCTGTTATTTACTTACAAGCGTTATCTAATCCAAAAAAATATCATTTAAATACTTGGATATCTAATCAGCCTATTGCTATTAAATTGAAAAATGGTAAATATTGGATCCCAAAAAATAATAATAATCAATTTAATAAACGCGTAATGCTTTTAGAAGCACTAACTCACTCTATTAATATACCTATAGTTAATCTAAGTATTGATATAGGTTTAAATTCATTAATAGAAAATTGGATAAATTTAGGTATTTCTAAAAAATATTTAACTCCTTTTCCTTCAATATCATTAGGATCTATTAATTTAACACCTATTGAAATTGCTCAAGTTTTTCAAGTAATTTCAAATGAAGGTTGCAAATCATTATTATCTTCAGTTAGATTTATTGTTTCTGATGATGGAAAAATATTATATCAAAGTTTACCACAATCTAAAAATATAGCTTCTTCTGAAGCTGCATACTTAACAGTATATGCTATGCAAAAAGTTGTAACTTCTGGAACAGCTAAATCTTTAGGAGCTTTATTTAAAAATTTTTCTTTAGCTGGAAAAACTGGTACTACAAACAATTTAGTAGATAGTTGGTTTGTAGGGATAGATGGAAAACAAATTGTAGTTACTTGGATAGGAAGAGATAATAATAAATCAACTAGATTATACGGTTCTTCTGGTGCGATGCGAGTTTATCAAAAATATCTTGAATATCAAAGTCCAATACCATTAATATTAAATCGCCCTAAAAATATTCGTATGTTTTATATGAATAATAATGGAGAATTATTCTATAAAAAAAATAATGAATACACAGAATCTGTGCCAATATGGTTTTTCAATACTCAAAATTTATATAATAAAAATATATACTTAAAAAGTAATTCTAAAAAAAATAGTAAACATAAAAAAAATTTTTTATTTTGGATGAAAAATTTTTTTACATAA
- a CDS encoding GMP reductase, which yields MRIEEDVKLGFKDVLIRPKRSTLKSRSEVDLIRTFTFKYSNNTWSGIPIIAANMDTIGTFQMALSLSNFNILTAIHKYYSYDEWKDFVNTSSEKVLEHVIVSIGTSELDFLKIQKILLLSSKLKYICIDVANGYSEHFVFFLKKVRNTFPNKIICAGNVVTGEMVEELILSGADIVKVGIGPGSVCTTRVKTGVGYPQLSAIIECADAAHGLNGQIISDGGCIVSGDIAKAFGGGADFVMLGGMLSGHYECSGEIVKENLKKFMLFYGMSSTSAMKRYSGKIRGYRASEGKIVKIPFRGNVDITIRDILGGLRSSCTYVGAQKLKELTKRTTFIRVNEQENRVFNNFAY from the coding sequence ATGCGTATTGAAGAAGATGTTAAGTTAGGTTTTAAAGATGTTTTAATTAGACCTAAACGGTCTACTTTGAAAAGTCGCTCTGAAGTCGATCTTATTCGTACTTTTACCTTTAAATATTCTAATAATACATGGTCTGGTATTCCTATTATTGCTGCAAATATGGATACTATTGGAACATTTCAAATGGCTTTATCTTTATCAAATTTTAATATCTTAACTGCCATACACAAATATTATTCTTACGATGAATGGAAAGATTTTGTTAATACATCTTCGGAAAAAGTATTGGAACATGTTATTGTATCAATTGGAACATCTGAGTTAGATTTTTTAAAAATTCAAAAGATTTTATTACTATCTTCTAAGTTGAAATATATTTGTATTGATGTTGCTAATGGCTACTCTGAGCATTTTGTTTTTTTTTTAAAAAAGGTAAGAAATACATTTCCTAATAAAATTATTTGTGCTGGAAATGTTGTTACTGGAGAGATGGTTGAAGAATTAATTTTATCTGGTGCTGATATAGTAAAAGTTGGAATTGGGCCAGGTTCAGTTTGCACTACAAGAGTTAAAACAGGAGTAGGTTATCCTCAACTTTCAGCTATTATAGAATGTGCTGATGCTGCACATGGATTAAATGGACAGATTATTAGTGATGGAGGATGTATTGTTTCTGGAGATATAGCAAAAGCTTTTGGAGGTGGAGCAGATTTTGTAATGTTAGGAGGAATGTTGTCCGGACATTATGAATGTTCAGGAGAAATTGTCAAAGAAAATTTAAAAAAATTTATGTTATTTTATGGCATGAGTTCTACTTCTGCAATGAAACGTTACTCTGGAAAAATTAGAGGATATCGAGCTTCGGAAGGTAAAATCGTAAAAATACCTTTTCGTGGAAATGTCGATATAACTATACGTGATATTTTAGGTGGACTTCGATCTTCTTGTACTTACGTAGGAGCGCAAAAATTAAAAGAGTTAACCAAAAGAACTACGTTTATAAGAGTAAATGAACAAGAAAATCGTGTTTTTAATAATTTCGCTTATTAA
- the secA gene encoding preprotein translocase subunit SecA, with protein sequence MLIKFLKKIFVNYNDRILKKYDKIISKINYLEKTFEKFSDIQLKENKKLFQSRLKNGEDLNDLLVESFATVREASKRVFNMRHFDVQILGGIVLNKQCIAEMRTGEGKTLTSTLPAYLNALSEKGVHIVTMNDYLAERDAKKNTPLFEFLGLSVGLNLSGMSFAEKKYAYSCDITYGTNNEYGFDYLRDNMIFSNEERVQRKLNYAIIDEVDSILIDEARTPLIISGPSEDSSFLYKEINKIVPFLIVQKKEDSDDFQGQGHFSIDEKSKQIYLTERGLIKVEKLLINKGLMKKNESLYSSNNIILMHHVLSALRAHKLFIRDVDYLVKNNSVIIVDEHTGRTMPGRRWSDGLHQAIEAKEKVSIKNENQTLASITFQNYFRLYKKISGMTGTAETEAFEFSAIYNLDTIVIPTNKPMIRKDMPDLVYMTEKEKIYAILKDIQKCIEKNRPVLVGTVSIEKSEVISKKLKELNIKHSVLNAKFHAQEAEIIAQAGKSKSVTIATNMAGRGTDIVLGGSIDLQLNKKMSLKEIEIIKRKWKKEHDLVVSSGGLHIIGTERHESRRIDNQLRGRSGRQGDSGSSRFYLSMEDSLMRIFISDKIINMMRKLGLSTNEAIEHPWVTKAIENAQKKVENRNFDIRKQLLEYDDVYNEQRRIIYSQRNKLINSKNIKKIINDILIDVLKHTIKKYINKKIEKDNWKILDLEKKLNVEFNIYISILDWTKKDPNLNADSIIEKIINIAQKNYTEKENLIGDSNIRIIEKSIMLQTLDDLWKDHLSAMNYLRQGIHLRGYAQKDPKQEYKRESFNMFSNMLELLKYEVVSFLSKLNVSYTKKYFNFKDNAKKSLDDIKIGRNTLCFCGSNKKYKYCHGIL encoded by the coding sequence ATGTTAATTAAATTTTTAAAAAAAATTTTTGTAAATTATAATGATCGTATTTTAAAAAAATACGATAAAATTATCTCTAAAATTAATTATTTAGAAAAAACTTTTGAAAAATTTTCAGATATACAGCTTAAAGAAAATAAAAAATTATTTCAATCACGCTTAAAAAACGGGGAAGATTTAAATGATTTGTTAGTAGAATCTTTTGCTACAGTCAGAGAAGCAAGTAAACGTGTTTTTAATATGCGTCATTTTGATGTTCAAATACTTGGTGGAATAGTTTTAAATAAACAATGTATTGCAGAAATGAGAACAGGAGAAGGAAAAACTTTAACCTCTACTCTTCCTGCTTATTTAAATGCTTTATCTGAAAAAGGCGTTCATATAGTTACGATGAATGATTATTTAGCAGAAAGAGATGCTAAAAAAAATACTCCATTATTTGAATTTCTTGGTTTATCAGTAGGATTAAATTTATCTGGAATGTCTTTTGCTGAAAAAAAATATGCTTATTCTTGCGATATTACCTATGGTACAAATAATGAATATGGATTTGATTATTTGCGTGATAATATGATTTTCTCTAATGAAGAACGAGTTCAGCGTAAATTAAACTATGCAATAATAGATGAAGTAGATTCAATTTTAATAGATGAAGCTAGAACACCTTTGATTATTTCAGGCCCTTCGGAAGATAGTTCTTTTTTATATAAAGAAATTAATAAAATAGTACCTTTTTTAATTGTCCAGAAAAAAGAAGATTCTGATGATTTTCAAGGCCAAGGTCACTTTTCAATAGATGAAAAATCAAAACAAATTTATTTAACTGAAAGAGGGTTAATTAAAGTTGAAAAGTTATTGATTAATAAAGGTTTGATGAAAAAAAATGAATCGTTATATTCTTCTAATAATATTATATTAATGCATCATGTTTTATCTGCTTTACGTGCTCATAAATTATTTATTCGAGATGTAGATTATCTAGTAAAAAATAATAGTGTAATTATTGTAGATGAACATACAGGTAGAACTATGCCTGGAAGAAGATGGTCGGATGGATTACACCAAGCAATAGAAGCTAAAGAAAAAGTTTCCATTAAAAATGAAAATCAAACTTTGGCGTCTATTACATTTCAAAATTATTTTCGTTTGTATAAAAAAATTTCAGGTATGACAGGTACCGCAGAAACTGAGGCGTTTGAATTTAGTGCTATTTATAATTTAGATACAATTGTGATACCTACAAATAAACCAATGATAAGAAAAGATATGCCTGATTTAGTTTATATGACTGAAAAAGAAAAAATATATGCTATTTTAAAAGATATTCAAAAATGTATCGAAAAAAATCGACCTGTTTTAGTTGGAACAGTATCTATTGAAAAATCGGAAGTTATCTCAAAAAAATTAAAAGAATTGAATATTAAACATAGTGTTCTAAATGCAAAGTTTCACGCACAAGAAGCAGAAATAATAGCTCAAGCTGGAAAATCTAAATCAGTAACAATTGCTACTAATATGGCAGGAAGAGGTACTGATATAGTTTTAGGTGGAAGTATAGATTTACAGTTGAATAAAAAAATGTCTTTAAAAGAAATTGAAATAATTAAAAGAAAATGGAAAAAAGAACATGATTTAGTTGTATCATCTGGAGGTTTACATATTATTGGCACTGAGCGTCACGAATCACGGCGCATTGATAATCAACTAAGAGGACGTTCAGGCCGTCAAGGAGACAGTGGTTCTTCTCGTTTTTATTTATCTATGGAAGATTCTTTAATGAGAATTTTTATATCTGACAAAATTATTAATATGATGCGAAAATTAGGACTTTCTACTAATGAAGCTATCGAGCATCCTTGGGTCACTAAAGCTATTGAAAATGCTCAAAAAAAAGTAGAAAATAGAAATTTTGATATCAGAAAACAATTGTTAGAATATGATGATGTTTATAATGAGCAACGTCGTATAATTTATTCTCAACGTAATAAATTAATTAATTCAAAAAATATTAAAAAAATTATTAATGATATTTTAATAGATGTTTTAAAACATACTATAAAAAAATATATAAATAAAAAAATAGAAAAAGATAATTGGAAAATTTTAGATTTAGAAAAAAAATTAAATGTTGAATTTAATATATATATATCAATTTTAGATTGGACAAAAAAAGATCCTAATTTAAATGCAGATAGTATTATAGAAAAAATTATTAATATTGCACAAAAAAATTATACAGAAAAAGAAAATTTAATAGGTGATTCTAATATTAGAATTATAGAAAAGTCGATTATGTTACAAACATTAGATGATCTTTGGAAAGATCATTTGTCAGCTATGAATTATTTAAGACAAGGTATTCATCTTCGTGGTTATGCACAAAAAGACCCTAAACAAGAATATAAAAGAGAATCTTTTAATATGTTTTCTAACATGTTAGAATTATTAAAATATGAAGTTGTATCCTTTCTTAGTAAATTAAATGTATCTTATACAAAAAAATACTTTAATTTTAAAGATAATGCAAAAAAATCATTAGATGATATTAAAATTGGAAGAAATACATTATGTTTTTGTGGTTCTAATAAAAAATACAAATATTGTCATGGTATTTTATAG
- the coaE gene encoding dephospho-CoA kinase (Dephospho-CoA kinase (CoaE) performs the final step in coenzyme A biosynthesis.), which produces MTYIVALTGGIGSGKTTISNSFKKLGVNIIDTDIIGKKIIEKNVKIFNAIKKKFGNNILNSNQLINRKLLRKYVFNEKKNKLWLENILIPEIYKESKRQIKLVNSTWCLWVVPLLIEKKLDNIAHRILIVDTPVKTQIKRIMIRDEINQYQAKNIITQQTSRNKRILIADDIILNKNTKKLDTYVYYLNCFYTYLFNKYKLQKKNKKQIFKKNYLTKLY; this is translated from the coding sequence ATGACTTATATTGTAGCACTTACTGGGGGCATTGGTAGCGGAAAAACTACTATTTCTAATAGCTTTAAAAAACTAGGTGTAAATATTATTGATACCGATATTATTGGAAAAAAAATAATAGAAAAAAATGTAAAAATATTTAATGCTATTAAGAAAAAATTTGGAAACAACATATTAAACTCGAATCAATTAATCAACCGAAAATTACTTAGAAAATACGTTTTTAACGAAAAGAAAAATAAACTATGGTTAGAAAATATATTAATTCCTGAAATTTATAAAGAAAGTAAAAGACAAATAAAATTAGTAAATTCAACTTGGTGCTTATGGGTAGTTCCATTACTTATTGAAAAAAAACTAGATAACATAGCGCATCGAATTCTTATAGTTGATACACCTGTAAAAACTCAAATAAAACGAATAATGATACGAGATGAAATTAATCAATATCAAGCAAAAAACATAATTACTCAACAAACTAGCAGAAATAAAAGAATTTTAATTGCAGATGATATTATTTTAAATAAAAATACAAAAAAATTAGATACATATGTATATTATTTAAACTGCTTTTATACATATTTATTTAATAAATATAAACTACAAAAAAAAAATAAAAAACAAATTTTCAAAAAAAATTATTTAACTAAATTATATTAA
- the dksA gene encoding RNA polymerase-binding protein DksA, with amino-acid sequence MEKEKQKKKSSLNVLSIAGLRPYQKKIDEQYMNENQMLHFKKILETWKHQLKFEINHTLLYIQDKSTNFPDPIDRAAQEEEFSLELRNQDRSRKLIKKIELTLKKIKTNDFGYCNSCGIEIGIRRLEARPTASLCIDCKTLAEIREKQMAG; translated from the coding sequence ATGGAAAAAGAAAAACAAAAAAAAAAATCTTCTTTAAATGTTCTTTCTATAGCAGGACTAAGACCTTATCAAAAAAAAATAGATGAACAATATATGAATGAAAACCAAATGTTACATTTTAAAAAAATTCTTGAAACTTGGAAACATCAGTTAAAATTTGAAATCAATCACACTCTACTCTATATACAAGATAAATCGACTAACTTTCCAGATCCAATTGATCGAGCTGCACAAGAAGAAGAATTTAGTTTAGAATTACGGAACCAAGATAGAAGTCGAAAATTAATAAAAAAAATTGAACTAACTTTAAAAAAAATAAAAACTAATGATTTTGGTTATTGTAATTCTTGTGGTATTGAAATTGGAATACGTCGTTTAGAAGCCAGACCAACTGCAAGTTTATGTATTGATTGTAAAACATTAGCAGAAATTAGAGAAAAACAAATGGCTGGTTAA
- the panB gene encoding 3-methyl-2-oxobutanoate hydroxymethyltransferase, which yields MESINISTLQNWKNKKNKFAAITAYDFSFAKLFSNQGIPIILVGDSLGMTFQGHDSTIPVTVQNIEYHTKAVRKGAPNVFLISDLPFMSYCQINQALKNTSKIIQSGANMIKIEGGKNLIHIIRELSSHSILVCGHIGLTPQHIDYLSGYKIQGRNEKDANKIIEEALLLEDAGIKMLVLECIPAKLSKIITEKLSIPVIGIGAGNYTDGQILVMQDLLGITEGKKLKFTKNFLSQNGNIQNAIKTYIYEVKKGIFPNEKNSF from the coding sequence ATGGAATCTATTAATATTTCCACATTACAGAATTGGAAAAATAAAAAAAATAAATTTGCTGCCATTACAGCTTATGATTTTAGCTTTGCTAAGTTATTTTCAAATCAAGGAATTCCAATCATACTCGTTGGAGATTCTCTTGGTATGACATTTCAAGGTCATGATTCAACAATTCCTGTTACAGTTCAAAATATTGAATATCATACAAAAGCAGTAAGAAAAGGTGCTCCAAATGTTTTTTTAATATCTGATTTACCATTTATGTCTTATTGTCAAATAAATCAAGCGTTAAAAAATACTTCTAAAATTATTCAATCTGGTGCTAATATGATCAAAATAGAAGGTGGAAAAAACTTAATTCATATCATCAGGGAATTATCAAGTCATTCAATATTAGTATGCGGACATATAGGGCTTACTCCACAACATATAGATTATTTAAGTGGATATAAAATTCAGGGAAGAAATGAAAAAGATGCAAATAAAATAATAGAAGAAGCTTTATTACTTGAAGATGCAGGAATTAAAATGCTAGTATTAGAATGTATTCCTGCAAAATTATCAAAAATAATAACTGAAAAATTATCTATCCCAGTAATTGGAATAGGAGCTGGAAATTATACCGATGGGCAAATATTAGTAATGCAAGATTTATTAGGAATTACTGAAGGAAAAAAACTGAAATTTACAAAAAATTTTCTTTCGCAAAATGGAAACATTCAAAATGCAATTAAAACATACATTTATGAAGTTAAAAAAGGTATTTTCCCTAATGAAAAAAATAGTTTTTAA